One genomic region from Ornithinimicrobium flavum encodes:
- a CDS encoding sarcosine oxidase subunit beta family protein → MSYDPRNLPEHPDFLWANPEPKSSYDVVIVGGGGHGLATAYYLAAHHGITNVAVLERGWLGGGNMARNTTIIRSNYLWDESAAIYEASLRLWETIEDDLGYNVFFSQRGVLNLAHTLQDVRESVRRVEANRLNGVDAEFVDADGVRELCPIINTDNLRYPVLGATYQPRAGIAKHDWVAWGYARRAAELGVDLIQNCEVTGFVKDGNRVVGVETSRGRIGAGRVGLAVAGSTSTLADLAGFDVPIQSHPLQALVSELFEPVHPTVVMSNHIHVYVSQAHKGELVMGAGVDQYTGYGQRGSFHVIEEQMAAAVELFPIFARAHVLRTWGGIVDVTMDASPIMGRTPVEDLFVNTGWGTGGFKAVPGAGLAYAHTLATGQPHPLNAPFSLERFETGALIDEHGAAAVAH, encoded by the coding sequence ATGAGCTACGACCCCCGCAACCTGCCCGAGCACCCCGACTTCCTGTGGGCCAACCCGGAGCCGAAGTCGTCCTACGACGTCGTCATCGTCGGCGGCGGCGGCCACGGGCTGGCCACCGCCTACTACCTCGCGGCCCACCACGGCATCACCAACGTCGCGGTGCTGGAGCGCGGCTGGCTCGGTGGCGGCAACATGGCCCGCAACACCACGATCATCCGGTCCAACTACCTGTGGGACGAGTCGGCGGCCATCTACGAGGCCTCCCTGCGGCTGTGGGAGACGATCGAGGACGACCTCGGCTACAACGTCTTCTTCTCCCAGCGCGGCGTCCTCAACCTGGCCCACACCCTGCAGGACGTGCGCGAGTCCGTGCGCCGGGTCGAGGCCAACCGGCTCAACGGGGTCGACGCCGAGTTCGTCGACGCCGACGGGGTGCGCGAGCTGTGCCCCATCATCAACACCGACAATCTGCGCTACCCCGTCCTCGGCGCGACCTACCAGCCGCGCGCCGGCATCGCCAAGCACGACTGGGTCGCCTGGGGGTATGCCCGCCGGGCCGCCGAGCTCGGGGTCGACCTCATCCAGAACTGCGAGGTCACCGGCTTCGTCAAGGACGGCAACCGCGTGGTCGGGGTCGAGACCTCGCGCGGGCGGATCGGCGCCGGACGCGTCGGCCTGGCCGTCGCGGGGAGCACCTCCACCCTGGCCGACCTCGCCGGCTTCGACGTGCCGATCCAGTCCCACCCGCTGCAGGCGCTGGTCTCCGAGCTGTTCGAGCCGGTGCACCCGACCGTGGTGATGTCCAACCACATCCACGTCTACGTCTCCCAGGCGCACAAGGGCGAGCTGGTCATGGGCGCCGGGGTGGACCAGTACACCGGCTACGGCCAGCGCGGCTCCTTCCACGTCATCGAGGAGCAGATGGCGGCCGCCGTCGAGCTGTTCCCGATCTTCGCCCGGGCCCACGTGCTGCGCACCTGGGGCGGCATCGTCGACGTGACGATGGACGCCAGCCCGATCATGGGCAGGACCCCGGTCGAGGACCTCTTCGTCAACACCGGGTGGGGCACCGGCGGGTTCAAGGCCGTCCCCGGCGCCGGTCTGGCCTACGCCCACACGCTGGCCACGGGCCAGCCGCACCCCCTCAACGCGCCGTTCAGCCTCGAGCGATTCGAGACCGGCGCCCTCATCGACGAGCACGGCGCCGCCGCGGTCGCCCACTGA
- a CDS encoding sarcosine oxidase subunit delta translates to MLIIDCPHCGPRHEQEFHYGKQAHVAYPQDPSALTDAEWARYLFYRDNPRGPHAERWVHTAGCRRWFNVVRDTLTYEIKAVYRAGEQPPQEYAALARPRGGVPAATTDQAVDPGTADTTKEA, encoded by the coding sequence ATGCTGATCATCGACTGCCCGCACTGCGGGCCGCGTCACGAGCAGGAGTTCCACTACGGCAAGCAGGCGCACGTCGCCTACCCGCAGGACCCGTCGGCGCTGACCGACGCCGAGTGGGCGCGTTACCTCTTCTACCGCGACAACCCCCGCGGCCCGCACGCCGAGCGCTGGGTCCACACCGCCGGCTGCCGCAGGTGGTTCAACGTCGTCCGCGACACGCTCACCTACGAGATCAAGGCCGTCTACCGGGCCGGCGAGCAGCCGCCGCAGGAGTATGCCGCGCTCGCCCGCCCCCGCGGCGGGGTGCCCGCGGCGACCACCGACCAGGCCGTCGACCCCGGCACCGCCGACACCACGAAGGAGGCCTGA
- the glyA gene encoding serine hydroxymethyltransferase, with protein MSTALAESTLQADLATVDPEVAHAIRLEAQRQEQTLEMIASENFAPVAVLQAQGSLLTNKYAEGYPGRRYYGGCEHVDVIEELARQRAKALFGAEHANVQPHSGAQANAAALMALLDPGDTFMGLSLDHGGHLTHGMRLNFSGKLYRPVPYGVDPETMLLDMDEVARIAREARPKLIVTGWSAFPRQLDFARFREIADEVGSRLMVDMAHFAGLVAAGLHPSPVPYADVVTTTTHKTLGGPRGGIILSRQELAKKIDSAVFPGQQGGPLEHVVAAKAVALKLAGTPEFAERARRTLDGAQAVASRLLADDVAARGIRLVSGGTDVHLVLVDLRDSELDGRIGEDRLHEVGITINRNSVPFDPRPPMVSSGLRIGTSALATRGFDREAFEEVADIIARTLLDDAPGVLAEQRARTQALAARFPLYPTLPDGLS; from the coding sequence ATGAGCACGGCACTGGCAGAGAGCACGCTGCAGGCGGATCTGGCGACGGTGGACCCCGAGGTGGCCCACGCCATCCGGCTCGAGGCCCAGCGCCAGGAGCAGACCCTGGAGATGATCGCCTCGGAGAACTTCGCCCCGGTGGCCGTCCTGCAGGCGCAGGGGTCGCTCCTCACCAACAAGTACGCCGAGGGCTACCCCGGCCGGCGCTACTACGGCGGGTGCGAGCACGTCGACGTCATCGAGGAGCTGGCCCGGCAGCGCGCCAAGGCCCTCTTCGGCGCCGAGCACGCCAACGTCCAGCCGCACTCGGGGGCGCAGGCCAACGCCGCCGCGCTCATGGCGCTGCTCGACCCCGGCGACACCTTCATGGGTCTCTCGCTCGACCACGGCGGCCACCTGACCCACGGCATGCGCCTCAACTTCTCCGGCAAGCTCTACCGCCCCGTGCCCTACGGCGTCGACCCCGAGACCATGCTCCTGGACATGGACGAGGTCGCCCGCATCGCCCGCGAGGCCCGGCCCAAGCTCATCGTCACCGGCTGGTCGGCCTTCCCCCGCCAGCTCGACTTCGCCCGCTTCCGGGAGATCGCCGACGAGGTCGGTTCCCGGCTGATGGTGGACATGGCCCACTTCGCCGGCCTCGTCGCCGCCGGGCTGCACCCCAGCCCGGTGCCGTACGCCGACGTCGTCACCACCACCACCCACAAGACGCTCGGCGGGCCGCGGGGCGGCATCATCCTCTCCCGCCAGGAGCTGGCCAAGAAGATCGACAGCGCCGTCTTCCCCGGTCAGCAGGGCGGGCCGCTGGAGCACGTCGTCGCCGCCAAGGCGGTCGCCCTCAAGCTGGCCGGCACCCCCGAGTTCGCGGAACGGGCACGCCGCACCCTCGACGGCGCCCAGGCCGTCGCCTCGCGGCTGCTCGCCGACGACGTCGCCGCCCGCGGCATCCGCCTCGTCTCCGGCGGGACCGACGTGCACCTGGTGCTGGTCGACCTGCGCGACAGCGAGCTGGACGGCCGCATCGGGGAGGACCGCCTGCACGAGGTGGGGATCACCATCAACCGCAACTCCGTGCCCTTCGACCCCCGCCCGCCGATGGTCTCCTCCGGGCTGCGCATCGGCACCTCGGCCCTGGCGACCCGCGGCTTCGACCGGGAGGCCTTCGAGGAGGTGGCCGACATCATCGCCCGGACGCTCCTGGACGACGCCCCCGGCGTGCTGGCCGAGCAGCGGGCGCGGACCCAGGCCCTGGCCGCCCGCTTCCCCCTCTACCCCACCCTCCCGGACGGACTGTCATGA
- a CDS encoding GntR family transcriptional regulator, whose protein sequence is MPVTTSADLRPVDGELSLAQSAYLQLRERLVMLDIPPGAPLQEQGLATELGVGRTPLREAIKRLEVERFVETFPRRGTFATRVDPTALAEISEVRQALEPLAARRAARWVDASGRHLLDAVGADLERLHDHATPRDHMAMDVRVHQVVYSLARNSHLEASLTHYLFLAMRIWSVAVRRLDAVADHIAEHQHILTAVREGDEEEAARLMVDHMDNFETAIRRVL, encoded by the coding sequence ATGCCGGTCACCACCAGCGCCGACCTGCGGCCGGTCGACGGCGAGCTGTCGCTGGCGCAGTCGGCATACCTGCAGCTGCGGGAGCGGCTGGTCATGCTCGACATCCCGCCGGGCGCCCCGCTGCAGGAGCAGGGCCTGGCCACCGAGCTGGGGGTCGGACGCACTCCCCTGCGCGAGGCCATCAAGCGACTGGAGGTCGAGCGCTTCGTCGAGACCTTCCCCCGCCGGGGCACCTTCGCCACCCGGGTCGACCCCACCGCGCTCGCGGAGATCAGCGAGGTGCGGCAGGCCCTGGAGCCGCTGGCGGCGCGGCGGGCGGCGCGCTGGGTCGACGCCTCAGGCCGGCACCTGCTCGACGCGGTGGGTGCGGACCTGGAGCGGCTGCACGACCACGCCACGCCGCGGGACCACATGGCGATGGACGTGCGCGTGCACCAGGTCGTCTACTCCCTCGCGCGCAACAGCCACCTCGAGGCCTCGCTCACGCACTACCTCTTCCTCGCCATGCGGATCTGGTCGGTGGCCGTGCGCCGTCTCGACGCCGTGGCCGACCACATCGCGGAGCACCAGCACATCCTGACGGCGGTGCGCGAGGGTGACGAGGAGGAGGCTGCCCGTCTCATGGTCGACCACATGGACAACTTCGAGACGGCGATCCGCCGGGTGCTCTAG